In one Tessaracoccus palaemonis genomic region, the following are encoded:
- the rpsA gene encoding 30S ribosomal protein S1: MTSSTEASTVAVDDIGTPEAFLAAVDATIKYFNDGDIVSGTVVKVDRDEVLLDIGYKTEGVIPSKELSIKHDVDPFDVVKVGDEIEALVQQKEDKEGRLILSKKRAQYERAWGTIEKIKEEDGVVTGSVIEVVKGGLIVDIGLRGFLPASLVEMRRVRDLQPYVGMELEAKIIELDKNRNNVVLSRRAWLEQTQSEVRHTFLTQLQKGQIRKGVVSSIVNFGAFVDLGGVDGLVHVSELSWKHIDHPNEVVEVGMPVTVEVLEVDMDRERVSLSLKATQEDPWQTFARLHQIGQIVPGKVTKLVPFGAFVRVGEGIEGLVHVSELAERHVEIPEQVVSVGDERMVKVIDIDLERRRVSLSLKQANEGVDVQSDDFDPLLYGMQASYDDQGNYIYPEGFDPETNEWKEGYDEQRAAWEAQYAEAHALWEQHKRQVETAEVAERDAAVDAGTGYTTETSTEGSLASDESLQALREKLAGN, translated from the coding sequence ATGACCTCCTCTACTGAGGCCTCGACTGTCGCAGTCGACGACATTGGCACTCCCGAGGCTTTCCTGGCCGCGGTCGACGCCACCATCAAGTACTTCAACGACGGGGACATCGTGTCCGGCACCGTCGTCAAGGTCGATCGGGACGAGGTCCTGCTCGACATCGGTTACAAGACCGAAGGCGTCATCCCCTCGAAGGAGCTGTCGATCAAGCACGACGTCGACCCGTTCGACGTCGTCAAGGTCGGCGACGAGATCGAGGCGCTCGTCCAGCAGAAGGAGGACAAGGAGGGTCGCCTGATCCTGTCCAAGAAGCGTGCTCAGTACGAGCGCGCCTGGGGCACGATCGAGAAGATCAAGGAAGAGGACGGCGTCGTCACCGGCTCCGTCATCGAGGTTGTCAAGGGTGGCCTCATCGTTGACATCGGTCTTCGTGGCTTCCTGCCCGCCTCGCTCGTCGAGATGCGTCGCGTCCGCGACCTCCAGCCCTACGTGGGCATGGAGCTCGAGGCCAAGATCATCGAGCTCGACAAGAACCGCAACAACGTGGTCCTGTCGCGTCGTGCGTGGCTCGAGCAGACCCAGTCCGAGGTCCGCCACACGTTCCTCACCCAGCTCCAGAAGGGCCAGATCCGCAAGGGTGTCGTGTCCTCGATCGTCAACTTCGGCGCCTTCGTCGACCTTGGCGGCGTCGACGGCCTCGTGCACGTCTCCGAGCTGTCCTGGAAGCACATCGACCACCCGAACGAGGTTGTCGAGGTCGGCATGCCCGTCACGGTCGAGGTCCTCGAGGTGGACATGGACCGCGAGCGCGTGTCCTTGTCGCTGAAGGCGACCCAGGAGGATCCGTGGCAGACCTTCGCGCGTCTGCACCAGATCGGCCAGATCGTGCCCGGCAAGGTCACCAAGCTCGTCCCGTTCGGCGCGTTCGTCCGCGTCGGCGAGGGCATCGAGGGCCTGGTCCACGTGTCCGAGCTCGCCGAGCGTCACGTCGAGATCCCCGAGCAGGTCGTCTCCGTCGGTGACGAGCGCATGGTCAAGGTCATCGACATCGACCTCGAGCGTCGCCGCGTCTCCCTGTCGCTCAAGCAGGCCAACGAGGGCGTCGACGTCCAGTCCGACGACTTCGACCCGCTGCTGTACGGCATGCAGGCGTCCTACGACGACCAGGGCAACTACATCTACCCCGAGGGCTTCGATCCGGAGACCAACGAGTGGAAGGAAGGCTACGACGAGCAGCGTGCAGCCTGGGAGGCCCAGTACGCCGAGGCCCACGCCCTGTGGGAGCAGCACAAGCGTCAGGTCGAGACCGCCGAGGTCGCCGAGCGCGATGCGGCCGTCGACGCCGGCACCGGCTACACCACTGAGACCTCCACCGAGGGCTCGCTGGCTTCGGACGAGTCGCTGCAGGCTCTCCGCGAGAAGCTCGCCGGCAACTGA
- a CDS encoding DUF222 domain-containing protein, whose amino-acid sequence MESRRRDDSRQATNRLRAGVALRRSGEAEELEAICDLALAYRLDEADLLDYGTEIYRDRDTKLTEKLVHPGGEGTPSVSEFLAMEVAALLRCSQTAAIEKIASALNLKYRHPMLFEAVINGEVESWLAARAAWLCRDLDPMQAETVTARWLPRQYGLVPSAALGELKKLIIRVDAAAAREREAEARARRGVWLRDLEPGVTSIGGRLDVLDGRIVDERLHRISERLRDRYPGLDHSARRAKALSLAMNPDLLLTILSADQPALSIDWDSPCSESDIGTAARPSVLELPLAVEPPDEDEEPPFPDDEPPDWQPPDDPRLDHSVGGGPFASLKAPRQACAEPRRSARRPDTSPESDRFPEPPPFPEPPPFPEPTQPPEPTRFPELVEGRRAERGETRDTSRPDRFPEPPLRFPEPPQPPEPPYRFPELVEGRRAERGEDPPPHAVRSDMASVDETLDRSRDPSLRSGRFDRLSEPSSPLPRVEIVVHITADADGTLDLVASVERADTLTTALLGELLGDGYRNGEIILKVQPVIDLNNMEPADGYRPTRRMRKALRLLRPTEAFPFSTRTRRLDIDHNTTYQPGRPGQTRLDNLAQLCRRVHRGKTKGAWVLNQIAPGHFRWTSPLGYVYEVTSGGAWLECTPDLGPQLSPVERTIQDWCDTIADATDLARCG is encoded by the coding sequence ATGGAAAGCAGGCGACGCGACGACTCCCGGCAGGCGACCAACCGCCTCCGCGCAGGTGTCGCCCTGCGCCGCAGTGGCGAGGCCGAGGAACTGGAGGCCATCTGCGACCTCGCCCTGGCCTACCGCCTGGACGAGGCGGACCTGCTGGATTACGGGACCGAGATCTACCGGGACCGCGACACGAAACTCACCGAGAAGCTGGTCCACCCCGGCGGGGAAGGCACCCCGAGTGTGTCGGAGTTCCTGGCGATGGAGGTCGCCGCGTTGCTGCGGTGTTCCCAGACCGCGGCGATCGAGAAGATCGCCTCCGCCCTGAACTTGAAGTATCGCCACCCGATGCTGTTCGAGGCCGTGATCAACGGTGAAGTCGAATCGTGGCTCGCAGCCAGGGCCGCGTGGTTGTGTCGGGACCTGGATCCGATGCAGGCCGAGACCGTCACCGCGCGCTGGCTGCCCAGGCAGTACGGGCTGGTCCCCAGCGCCGCGCTGGGGGAACTGAAGAAGCTGATCATCCGCGTCGACGCGGCCGCCGCGCGGGAGCGGGAGGCCGAGGCCCGGGCGCGGCGTGGGGTGTGGCTGCGCGATCTGGAGCCGGGTGTCACGAGCATCGGCGGGCGCCTTGATGTGTTGGACGGCAGGATCGTCGACGAACGCCTGCACCGAATCTCTGAACGACTGCGGGACCGGTATCCGGGGTTGGATCATTCAGCGCGGCGGGCGAAGGCCCTGTCCCTGGCGATGAACCCAGACCTGCTGCTCACCATCCTCTCCGCCGACCAGCCCGCCCTCAGCATCGACTGGGACAGTCCCTGCAGCGAGTCGGACATCGGCACGGCCGCACGGCCCTCAGTCCTCGAGCTGCCGCTGGCAGTGGAGCCACCTGACGAGGACGAGGAGCCCCCGTTCCCTGACGATGAGCCTCCCGACTGGCAGCCACCCGACGATCCACGGCTGGATCACTCGGTTGGGGGTGGTCCTTTCGCTTCGCTCAAGGCGCCTCGACAGGCATGTGCTGAGCCCCGTCGAAGTGCTCGGCGACCCGACACTTCACCTGAGTCGGACCGGTTCCCTGAGCCGCCCCCGTTCCCTGAGCCGCCCCCGTTCCCTGAGCCGACCCAGCCCCCTGAGCCGACCCGGTTCCCTGAGCTCGTCGAAGGGCGCCGAGCGGAGCGAGGCGAGACACGGGACACGTCGCGACCCGACCGGTTCCCTGAGCCGCCGCTCCGGTTCCCTGAGCCGCCCCAGCCCCCTGAGCCGCCTTACCGGTTCCCTGAGCTCGTCGAAGGGCGCCGAGCGGAGCGAGGCGAGGACCCACCGCCCCACGCAGTGCGTTCCGATATGGCCAGCGTTGACGAGACGCTCGACCGGAGCCGGGACCCTTCGCTGCGCTCAGGGCGCTTCGACAGGCTCAGCGAGCCGTCGTCCCCGCTGCCGAGGGTGGAGATCGTCGTGCACATCACCGCCGACGCGGACGGAACCCTTGACCTGGTCGCATCGGTCGAGCGCGCCGACACCCTGACCACCGCGCTGCTCGGCGAGTTGCTCGGAGACGGGTACCGCAACGGGGAGATCATCCTGAAGGTCCAGCCCGTCATCGACCTGAACAACATGGAGCCGGCCGACGGGTACCGGCCGACTCGGCGGATGCGCAAAGCGTTGCGGCTGCTGCGACCCACGGAGGCTTTCCCGTTCTCCACCCGCACCCGCCGCCTGGACATCGACCACAACACCACCTATCAGCCCGGTCGCCCCGGCCAGACCCGGCTGGACAACCTGGCCCAGCTCTGCCGCCGCGTCCACCGTGGCAAGACCAAGGGCGCCTGGGTGCTGAATCAGATCGCGCCGGGCCACTTCCGGTGGACCAGCCCCCTGGGTTACGTGTACGAGGTCACCAGCGGCGGCGCGTGGCTGGAATGCACCCCCGACCTCGGCCCACAGCTCAGCCCCGTCGAGAGGACCATCCAGGACTGGTGCGACACCATCGCCGACGCCACAGACCTCGCACGCTGCGGCTGA